The DNA segment GTCTCCTGTTGTCTCGCCAGGATGCAAGATGGTTCGACTCTGCTCGCGTAACATTTGGCTCAAAGAAACATGTCCCCTTTCACCATGTTGATCCTCCACATGCTTCCCTacaattatatcattttgcagAATCAACTTCCTACTTAATATGTTGTCTTCCGTTGAAGTCGTTCCCTTCAATCCATTCTCGTTCGCAACCTGTGCAGTCCTATGTCCACCGGAACGCGAATTCCTGAACTTGAACTTAGAGTTATAACGATCTTGGTCATTTGGTAACGAACCCTCCTCTTTGGTCCTTAAATCCGCCACACGGGAATGCTGGTTTTCTTTTTTAATCTCCTCAATTTTTTCTGTGACTTCAGCCACTTCTGATTGATGATCTTTGCTTCTTGTTTGGATGGTATTGGCATCTATAAATTTAGTCTTACAAATCTCTTCAACTTGATGCGCCTTTTGAGTGAGCGAACGGTACTCCTCAAGCGAAAGAGTGATCCCATTACGCTTATGATCCAAGAAAACATCTGATGAAGTCAAACTTTTTTCGGCAAGTGCAATTTCTTCAACTGCTTTAGCGGCTTCCTCCATTTTTTTGGCAGCATTTAGCCTCATTTCCACCATCTTTATGCTGTTCTTGGTACGTTCTATCTCCGCCATCGCCTTCATCACTTCATACCTAGAAGCCTCTGTCATCTTCTTGAACTGCTCGGTTTCAAAATCAGCCCGTTCCAGTCCCACTGCAATGTTGGTACAATTCTCCAACCTCCCCTTCGCTTCCGCTTTCGGCTTTCCGCAGTCGGTTGCTTCCATTTCCATTCTCCTCTCAAGCAAAGCCCTGTCTCTTCTCATTTTCTTGTTTAATGACTCCACAGATTCCTGAATCACAGCAAGGTCTATCGACGTTTTGTTCAGGTCCATTTTCGCATGATTCAGCTCCATGAACATCAAACCAGGAGACAAGACAGGAAACAAGCTCAAATCTTCCTTGGAATCATTCGTACGAGTTTCCAGATTCTGATGAGGACTTGCCAAGAATGGACAGAATTCAGGCATCAAGTGACACTTCAAAGTCTCGACTAATATCTTCGCTGCTTCCAGCTGTTTCAATATTTTGAGCGTTTGTTGTTCTTTCAACATTAAATCCCTCTCCAGTTGTACTGCATATTCCTCCATTTTCCCCCGAGGCTCGGTTTCATGCTGCAATACAATTGATTTAATCACGATTATAAAGGTGAGAATCATTAAAACTATATATAACGTAATCTATACTATATCTAtgctataaatatatatttttataaaatcttTTAGAAATAATCGATTCCCATTTTCTCAATTCTATCAACAAAACTATATATTTCTCACTTTTTAATGACAGATTATATGAATGCAACTAAAGTACCAGAATATATATAAGTTATAACATGCAATACAAATGGTGAATGTTACAGtactaataaagaaaactaacGTGGTGATGAGCAGCTAAACGAAGCAGGTGATGCTGGATCCAGGGACCACTGCCACTAAACCAGTCCACCGCCTCCTTCACCGACTCGAACGGCGGCGAAGTGTCGATCTCCACTCTCGGATTATCCAGTATCTTTT comes from the Primulina huaijiensis isolate GDHJ02 chromosome 8, ASM1229523v2, whole genome shotgun sequence genome and includes:
- the LOC140982263 gene encoding WEB family protein At2g40480-like, producing the protein MEETAGMTETKKILDNPRVEIDTSPPFESVKEAVDWFSGSGPWIQHHLLRLAAHHHHETEPRGKMEEYAVQLERDLMLKEQQTLKILKQLEAAKILVETLKCHLMPEFCPFLASPHQNLETRTNDSKEDLSLFPVLSPGLMFMELNHAKMDLNKTSIDLAVIQESVESLNKKMRRDRALLERRMEMEATDCGKPKAEAKGRLENCTNIAVGLERADFETEQFKKMTEASRYEVMKAMAEIERTKNSIKMVEMRLNAAKKMEEAAKAVEEIALAEKSLTSSDVFLDHKRNGITLSLEEYRSLTQKAHQVEEICKTKFIDANTIQTRSKDHQSEVAEVTEKIEEIKKENQHSRVADLRTKEEGSLPNDQDRYNSKFKFRNSRSGGHRTAQVANENGLKGTTSTEDNILSRKLILQNDIIVGKHVEDQHGERGHVSLSQMLREQSRTILHPGETTGDERSHVERSFFVQTKKFGFIQVPISIKKLNQKEISNLMNLR